The proteins below come from a single Agrobacterium vitis genomic window:
- a CDS encoding alpha/beta fold hydrolase encodes MPAILILAIITTPLIVAWVFSTVKIRQITDDNPNIGTPVPIRDTHLNLLHIPASESADLPPLLFIHGASGNLRDQAEAFRPALEGRADLIFVDRPGHGYSPRGGPENDTPDGQANAIAEAMDALGLSRAIIIGHSFGGAIAASFAVLHPEKTAGLLFLAPATHPWPGGVDWHYHLTATPIIGPLFARTLAPLAGLAKMDGAIGAVFAPNPRPDDYIARTAPTLVLRPSTFRHNAIDVCGLHTYVTRMAPRYQEIQAPTVIVTGDRDAIVLADIHSIGLARDIAGAELIWVRHLGHKPDYCATDLAVAAIEKIAGQDRNLPSLASKIGEALEMSTN; translated from the coding sequence ATGCCTGCAATTCTGATCCTTGCCATCATTACTACACCTCTGATTGTAGCCTGGGTGTTTTCCACAGTCAAAATAAGACAGATCACGGATGACAATCCGAATATTGGCACGCCCGTCCCGATAAGAGACACCCATCTCAACCTCCTGCATATTCCGGCCTCTGAAAGTGCGGATTTGCCGCCGCTGCTGTTCATTCATGGCGCCAGCGGCAATCTGCGCGATCAGGCCGAGGCCTTTCGTCCGGCGCTTGAAGGGCGCGCAGATTTGATCTTCGTGGACCGACCGGGCCACGGCTATTCACCGCGTGGCGGACCGGAAAACGACACGCCCGATGGCCAAGCCAACGCCATTGCCGAGGCCATGGACGCCCTTGGCCTATCGCGGGCCATTATCATCGGCCATTCCTTTGGCGGCGCCATTGCGGCCAGTTTTGCCGTTCTCCATCCAGAAAAGACAGCGGGTTTGCTTTTTCTGGCCCCTGCCACCCATCCCTGGCCCGGCGGTGTCGATTGGCATTATCATCTGACGGCAACACCAATCATCGGGCCGCTCTTTGCCCGCACCCTTGCGCCTCTTGCAGGGCTTGCCAAGATGGATGGAGCCATCGGGGCAGTCTTTGCTCCCAACCCACGTCCGGATGATTATATCGCCCGAACCGCCCCTACCCTGGTTCTGCGGCCCAGCACCTTCCGTCACAACGCCATCGACGTGTGCGGCTTGCACACCTATGTCACCCGCATGGCGCCCCGCTACCAGGAGATACAGGCCCCAACCGTGATCGTCACCGGTGACCGTGATGCCATCGTTCTTGCAGATATCCACTCCATTGGTCTTGCCCGCGACATTGCAGGCGCCGAGCTTATCTGGGTGCGACATTTAGGCCACAAGCCGGACTATTGCGCCACAGACCTCGCCGTTGCCGCCATTGAAAAAATAGCCGGTCAAGACCGCAATCTTCCATCTTTGGCCAGTAAAATCGGCGAAGCTCTTGAAATGTCAACAAACTGA
- a CDS encoding tetratricopeptide repeat protein, producing the protein MRSVRLFIHLILTACILVASTLAGPAATTHAQDRPDAAPSQPMPPALPFTPDPQKPEPNHPQTGEPRADKDGQPPSSQQQGQSPQQGEVERLEDRSDTAALSGKPADELLTQLKRERQPEAAKAIAAAVMADWSNSGSPTVNLLMQWADKAIKDKKNAAALDFLDQAIVLEPDYANGWGHRASLHYSQGNYRKAISDLNHVLAIEPRHFGALEMLANILAETGSDQKALEAWQRYLAIYPADRAAQKTVTELSEKLAGART; encoded by the coding sequence ATGCGCTCTGTTCGTTTGTTCATTCACCTGATTCTCACGGCCTGTATTCTGGTTGCCAGCACCCTCGCCGGGCCTGCCGCCACGACGCATGCGCAGGACAGGCCAGACGCGGCACCCAGCCAGCCTATGCCGCCTGCCCTGCCCTTCACGCCGGACCCTCAAAAGCCTGAGCCGAACCACCCCCAGACGGGTGAGCCAAGAGCGGACAAGGATGGCCAGCCGCCATCCTCTCAACAGCAAGGCCAATCTCCGCAGCAGGGCGAGGTCGAACGACTGGAAGACCGCAGCGACACAGCGGCGCTGTCTGGCAAGCCTGCGGACGAATTGCTGACCCAGTTGAAACGCGAACGCCAGCCGGAGGCAGCCAAGGCGATTGCCGCTGCCGTGATGGCGGATTGGTCGAATTCCGGCAGCCCAACCGTCAATCTGCTGATGCAATGGGCCGACAAGGCCATCAAGGACAAGAAGAACGCCGCAGCGCTGGACTTCCTCGATCAGGCGATCGTGCTGGAGCCCGATTATGCCAATGGCTGGGGGCACCGCGCCAGCCTGCATTATAGCCAGGGCAATTACCGCAAGGCGATTTCCGATCTCAATCACGTCCTGGCCATCGAACCTCGCCATTTCGGGGCGCTGGAAATGCTCGCCAATATCCTGGCAGAGACCGGCAGCGACCAAAAGGCGCTGGAAGCTTGGCAGCGCTACCTCGCCATCTATCCCGCCGACCGCGCCGCCCAGAAGACCGTGACCGAGCTTTCGGAGAAACTGGCAGGCGCGCGGACGTAA
- the ykgO gene encoding type B 50S ribosomal protein L36: MKIKNSLKALKARHRDNRLVRRKGRVYIINKQNPRFKARQG, from the coding sequence ATGAAGATCAAGAATTCGCTGAAAGCGCTTAAGGCACGTCACCGCGACAACCGTCTGGTTCGCCGCAAGGGCCGCGTTTACATCATCAACAAGCAGAACCCGCGTTTCAAGGCCCGTCAGGGCTGA